Proteins found in one Plasmodium gaboni strain SY75 chromosome 13, whole genome shotgun sequence genomic segment:
- a CDS encoding MSP7-like protein, with the protein MKGTIISLSFFIFFMTHFIFCDENTFSKEILEYDKDLELEKIKEKLKNLNDIIVDKLIESFQDNIDVLKAIIQELEKEKENKLAKEKKREIINNDLLNNNNINKFKGQGFFSSTWKQIKGDSEENPNNLQKSSKGQMLQSSEPNKLNEKNPPHQSITTNSSLVKNTVSNTNTNDANTKSVIKYLDNAYNEILKEMNLSNDADKEMYRSRFDRFKQGFENLILNQNEYELIKRLILTFSNQDETSTEKKYHIINMLKKALQEEKFSQEFKNFIYGIYAYAKKHNYLKLIDSSKDIYKKVFENATNLLDTLQMKIKTVPSH; encoded by the coding sequence ATGAAAGGAACAATTATATCTCTTtcatttttcattttctttatgactcattttatattttgcGACGAAAATACATTCTCTAAAGAAATACTTGAATATGATAAAGATTTGgaattagaaaaaataaaagaaaaattaaaaaacttaaatgatataatagTAGACAAATTGATAGAATCGTTTCAAGATAATATTGATGTATTGAAAGCAATCATTCAAGAAttagaaaaagaaaaagaaaataaattagcaaaagaaaaaaaaagggaaataataaataatgatcttttaaacaataataatattaataaattcaAAGGACAAGGATTTTTTAGTTCTACATGGAAACAAATTAAAGGAGATTCTGAAGAGAATCCTAATAACCTACAAAAATCTTCAAAAGGTCAAATGTTACAATCAAGTGAAccaaataaattaaatgaaaaaaatcCCCCTCATCAATCAATTACAACAAATTCATCTCTAGTAAAAAACACCGTGTCAAATACAAATACAAATGATGCTAATACAAAATCTGTAATTAAATACTTAGATAATGCTTATAATGAAATCCTTAAAGAAATGAATCTATCGAATGATGCAGATAAGGAAATGTATCGTAGTAGGTTTGATAGGTTCAAACAAGGATTTGAAAATTTAATTCTTAATcaaaatgaatatgaaCTTATTAAGAGACTTATTCTTACTTTTTCTAATCAAGATGAAACAAGTactgaaaaaaaatatcatataataaatatgcTCAAAAAAGCTTTACAAGAAGAGAAATTTAGTCaagaatttaaaaattttatttatggTATTTATGCATATGCCAAGAaacataattatttaaaacTTATAGATTCTAGTAAGgacatatataaaaaggtTTTTGAAAATGCAACCAACTTATTAGATACCTTACAAATGAAAATTAAAACAGTTCCTTCACATTAA
- a CDS encoding MSP7-like protein, giving the protein MYSKKILCSSCLFLILLSVIFCSESDTNSYDENVKKNEVFDALNEHLDSISNIVKVNIMDALSDNNPSLIKRTYEAVEINDDDYILEYVGDCTGKYGEGSISFDENKKYNYRKYLDVESELQKMKGQDDDDDEDDDEDDDEDDEEDNNKYNNKHNDNDDDNKLYKNNDMYSNQNKNIQDEKKKDNLKEPHFKQTHYIYASNEDDNETSRLPKKQVHKKDEKLNNESKTNLRKQEHKEKSNEYPNNGLAVVQISIVTNEDFLRKVKERNKQKNKKTKKNEYDTDEESESSEDTSKDSYSSDPSTIHDENEYENEYENENQNQIQNQIQNQIQNQIQNQNQHCISCKQSSDTNPNLNNDNSKKEQDSDINNAENCTQENLEKNPCNDNHKPFNQESLSMYSKDNMKRKNDKKNNRDLYNIKKDNDLSEFEKFDKTYYEFFSNERDPFSLITTSRYENETLNDNYKNYNFNEKEIRLIQSMINTFIYTYKLNYAKNKSISKLFKDKLLKKNFRKYFTSYIYSIFNYGKTHKFIIPYNKDNDHVYRKLFDESVEMMDLLINKMELSFKHLKL; this is encoded by the coding sequence atgtacagcaaaaaaatattatgttcATCTTGcttatttttaattttattaagTGTAATATTTTGTAGTGAATCAGATACAAATTcatatgatgaaaatgtAAAGAAGAATGAAGTTTTTGATGCTTTAAATGAACATTTAGATAGTATAAGTAATATCGTTAAGGTGAATATTATGGATGCCCTCTCTGATAATAACCCCTCTCTCATAAAAAGGACATACGAAGCTGTTGAAataaatgatgatgattATATTCTTGAATATGTAGGAGATTGTACTGGCAAATATGGAGAAGGTTCTATCTCTTTTGAtgaaaataagaaataCAATTATAGAAAGTATTTAGATGTAGAAAGTGAATTACAAAAAATGAAAGGTCAAGATGATGACGATGACGAAGATGATGACgaagatgatgatgaagatgatgaagaggataataataaatataataataaacataatgataatgatgatgataataaattatataaaaataatgatatgtATTCAAATcagaataaaaatatacaagatgaaaagaaaaaagatAATTTGAAGGAACCACATTTTAAACAAacacattatatatatgcatcAAATGAAGATGATAATGAAACAAGTAGGTTGCCAAAAAAACAAGTACATAAAAAGgatgaaaaattaaataatgaatcAAAAACAAATTTAAGAAAACAAGAACATAAAGAAAAATCAAACGAATATCCTAATAATGGATTAGCTGTAGTTCAAATATCTATAGTAACTAATGAAGATTTTTTAAGAAAAGTTaaagaaagaaataaacagaaaaataaaaaaacaaaaaaaaatgaatatgatACTGATGAAGAATCAGAAAGTTCAGAGGATACAAGTAAAGATTCGTATTCATCTGATCCATCTACTATTcatgatgaaaatgaatatgaaaatgaatatgaaaatgaaaatcAAAATCAAATTCAAAATCAAATTCAAAATCAAATTCAAAATCAAATTCAAAATCAAAATCAACATTGCATTTCTTGCAAACAAAGTTCAGATACTAATCctaatttaaataatgataattcAAAGAAGGAACAAGATTctgatattaataatgcAGAAAACTGTACTCAAGaaaatttagaaaaaaatcCTTGTAATGATAATCACAAGCCTTTTAACCAAGAATCATTATCAATGTATTCTAAAGATAATATGAAGAGGAAGAAtgataaaaagaataatcgagatctttataatataaaaaaagataatgATCTATCTGAATTCGAAAAATTTGATAAAACGTATTACgaatttttttcaaatgAACGTGATCCATTCTCATTGATAACAACATCTAGATATGAAAATGAAAcattaaatgataattataaaaactATAATTTcaatgaaaaagaaataagACTTATTCAAAGCATGataaatacatttatttatacatacaaattaaattatgcaaaaaataaatctatatctaaattatttaaagataaattacttaaaaaaaatttccgtaaatattttacaagttatatatattcaatttttaattatgGAAAGACacataaatttataataccttataataaagataatgATCATGTGTATAGAAAATTATTTGATGAATCTGTAGAAATGATGGATCTACTTATAAACAAAATGGAATTATCATTTAAGCACCtgaaattataa